The following proteins come from a genomic window of Edaphobacter sp. 4G125:
- a CDS encoding DUF5715 family protein, whose product MLWRSASSVFRMRSNVFTTVLLAVASLLLTPATLSATTRKVHHAARKTTASATSTGASSKRRKPQVKATTVNAHNRHKAKAVERTPVKSHRGKHVTEVRTVSSRETSKRHRKATSEDFVAAANAHAKTPKTSSSKALKSAPDSAPADSPKEIQSASSEQPSGTDSENVANEVSTPIILPTLYNKRGRLVVPPPLKGTREILVRQNVVADRDGLERIQDDNDLVRMREQHLLVSLPVSHALTVDDRLPGNRRYSRPWTAQFLSTLARAHYARFHTPLQVNSAVRTVEFQQRLMRTNGNAAPAEGETASPHLTGQAVDIAKHGLSLTEIAWLRGYLLPLIQQGRIDVEEEFQQACFHISVYKKYMPSTGAPRRSIASKRHGGTSALAAAID is encoded by the coding sequence GTATTCAGGATGCGCTCGAACGTCTTCACTACAGTTCTGTTGGCTGTCGCATCGCTGCTCCTCACGCCTGCGACTCTCTCTGCCACGACGCGGAAGGTGCATCATGCTGCCCGCAAAACCACTGCTTCTGCCACTTCAACAGGCGCATCCTCAAAGCGACGAAAGCCGCAAGTCAAAGCCACAACTGTTAATGCGCATAACCGCCATAAGGCAAAAGCAGTAGAGCGGACACCCGTAAAATCACACCGTGGCAAGCACGTAACAGAGGTCAGAACTGTCTCGTCGCGCGAGACTTCGAAGAGGCATCGCAAAGCCACCTCGGAGGATTTCGTAGCAGCTGCCAATGCCCACGCGAAGACGCCGAAGACCTCGTCTTCCAAAGCACTAAAGAGCGCGCCGGATTCAGCACCGGCGGATTCTCCCAAAGAGATCCAATCCGCTTCAAGCGAACAGCCATCCGGGACTGATTCAGAGAATGTTGCGAATGAGGTTTCCACTCCGATCATCCTGCCTACCCTGTACAACAAGCGCGGACGGCTGGTGGTTCCTCCGCCGCTGAAGGGAACGCGAGAGATCCTGGTCCGCCAGAACGTCGTTGCCGACCGCGATGGCCTGGAGAGAATTCAGGACGACAATGATCTCGTTCGAATGAGAGAGCAGCACCTGCTGGTAAGCCTTCCGGTAAGCCACGCCCTTACGGTGGATGATCGCCTACCGGGGAATCGCCGTTATAGCCGTCCGTGGACTGCACAGTTTCTGTCGACGCTGGCTCGGGCTCATTACGCGCGCTTCCACACCCCACTCCAGGTCAACTCCGCTGTTCGCACAGTCGAGTTTCAACAGCGGCTGATGCGCACCAACGGAAACGCCGCTCCCGCTGAGGGTGAAACAGCCTCACCTCATCTGACTGGACAGGCCGTCGATATCGCCAAGCATGGACTCTCGCTTACAGAAATTGCATGGCTGCGCGGCTATCTTCTACCGCTGATTCAACAGGGACGCATCGATGTCGAAGAAGAGTTTCAGCAGGCTTGCTTCCACATCAGTGTTTATAAGAAATACATGCCTTCAACCGGAGCTCCACGGCGCAGCATTGCTTCTAAACGTCATGGAGGCACCAGCGCGCTGGCTGCGGCGATCGACTAG